Proteins from one Podospora pseudoanserina strain CBS 124.78 chromosome 1, whole genome shotgun sequence genomic window:
- a CDS encoding hypothetical protein (EggNog:ENOG503P35T; COG:S) has protein sequence MVQFTKIVSALALTIAAVHAAPDLSQRQALPDPAGEKNIGNGAGGQFIGGQCNGAADCASGCCATLPRGGETIGVCSGVGAQTQAGKQGCGFEGGNAGGNGGGNNAGGNGGGNNGGNNNNNNQGGGNAGAVGGTIMPSTLVPDPAGAGNVGNGAGRQFITGECTSDADCASGCCALVNDGVRPAFGSCSGVGANTQNGKQGCGFPQGGGQL, from the exons ATGGTCCAGTTCACCAAGATCGTCAGCGCTCTAGCCT TGACCATTGCTGCCGTCCACGCTGCTCCTGACCTCTCTCAGCGCCAGGCCCTCCCCGATCCCGCCGGTGAGAAGAACATCGGCAACGGAGCTGGTGGCCAGTTCATTGGAGGCCAGTGTAATGGCGCCGCCGACTGTGCCTCTGGCTGCTGTGCTACCCTCCCTAGAGGAGGTGAGACCATTGGTGTGTGCTCCGGTGTAGGTGCTCAGACTCAGGCCGGCAAGCAAGGCTGCGGTTTCGAGGGTGGCAATGCCGGCGGTAACGGCGGTGGTAACAACGCCGGCGgtaatggtggtggtaacAAtggtggcaacaacaacaacaacaaccagggtggtggtaatgCCGGTGCAGTTGGTGGCACCATCATGCCCAGCACCCTCGTCCCCGACCCGGCCGGTGCTGGCAACGTCGGCAACGGTGCCGGCCGCCAGTTCATCACCGGCGAGTGCACCAGCGACGCTGACTGCGCCTCTGGCTGCTGCGCTCTGGTCAACGACGGTGTCCGTCCCGCCTTTGGCAGCTGCTCTGGTGTGGGTGCCAACACTCAGAATGGCAAGCAGGGCTGCGGCTTCCCCCAAGGCGGTGGCCAGCTCTAA
- a CDS encoding hypothetical protein (EggNog:ENOG503PH9R), translating to MAPTVTWRAGTAPRNPIQANGILAACQTAAQDAEFADFLTMEIWTGRHTSRSDQANHATTRLKTVIQTANGQHQVAHIYLDANYTYTGHTLYPNVKHD from the exons ATGGCTCCAACCGTTACTTGGCGTGCGGGCACCGCCCCCCGCAATCCAATACAAGCCAATggcatcctcgccgcctgTCAAACAGCAGCTCAAGATGCTGAATTTGCAGATTTTCTCACAATGGAGATATG GACTGGGCGGCATACGAGTCGCAGTGACCAAGCCAACCATGCCACGACCCGACTCAAGACCGTGATCCAGACGGCCAACGGGCAACACCAGGTCGCCCATATCTACCTAGACGCGAACTACACCTACACCGGCCATACTCTTTACCCCAACGTCAAGCACGACTGA
- a CDS encoding hypothetical protein (COG:T; EggNog:ENOG503P6CN), which translates to MRVLATLQSYQRRLRSLSAKAMVNILEYNIGVAAEDLNRYCPGGFHPIHLHDKLHDGRYEIVHKLGFGAFSTVWLARDNQEERNVTVKVVTADKSDETSCELSILQALKERGDVNHPGHNHVSHLVESFHIQGPNGRHLCAVQDLLGPTTSSVTDRCPNYRLEGNLARSISRQLLLAVDYLHSAGVAHGDIHMGNVLFRLPELEVASPEVIIKDLGPPQTGKVARKDGGPLEPGMPEYLVEPAEFNPKIYPHLREVRLIDFGESFFLSDPPSEISTPMSLHPPELVFQRGLSRAVDIWNLGSTTYELITGRTPFEADFDDKDLIPQFQKVIGDLPEQWIQDALASGVLKEPPNYSTAEYFLSLEEEIRRSYNDGYERDTLQFGEAELETLGCYLRKLLVVDPDHRATTSELLNDPWVAQKESKSQAT; encoded by the exons ATGCGGGTCTTGGCAACGCTGCAGTCGTACCAACGTCGCCTGAGAAGTCTTTCAGCAAAGGCAATGGTCAACATCCTGGAGTACAATATTGGGGTGGCTGCAGAAGATCTGAACAGATATTGTCCTGGAGGGTTTCATCCCATTCACCTCCACGACAAACTCCACGATGGCCGTTATGAAATTGTGCACAAGCTTGGTTTTGGTGCCTTCTCCACTGTATGGCTTGCACGGGACAACCA GGAGGAGCGGAATGTAACCGTTAAGGTCGTCACCGCCGACAAATCAGACGAAACCAGCTGCGAGCTGAGTATTCTGCAGGCTCTAAAGGAGCGAGGCGACGTCAACCATCCTGGGCACAACCATGTCTCCCACCTTGTCGAGTCATTCCATATCCAGGGACCCAATGGGCGGCACCTCTGCGCCGTTCAGGACCTGTTGGGACCTACGACATCATCTGTGACGGATCGATGCCCAAACTACCGGCTGGAAGGGAATCTTGCCCGGTCCATCTCTAGACAGCTCCTTCTGGCCGTTGACTATTTACACTCGGCCGGCGTGGCACACGGAG ACATCCACATGGGCAATGTTCTATTCCGTCTCCCCGAACTGGAAGTGGCATCCCCAGaggtcatcatcaaagaccTAGGCCCTCCGCAGACAGGGAAGGTCGCCAGGAAAGATGGAGGACCTCTTGAACCGGGTATGCCAGAATATCTTGTGGAACCGGCCGAGTTTAACCCGAAGATATACCCTCACCTGCGTGAGGTCAGACTAATCGATTTTGGCGAAT cttttttcctttccgaCCCCCCTAGCGAAATATCTACACCAATGTCCCTACACCCCCCGGAGCTTGTCTTTCAACGTGGTCTGAGTAGGGCGGTGGATATCTGGAATCTTGGTTCCACG ACTTACGAGCTCATCACTGGTCGAACGCCTTTCGAGGCGGATTTCGATGATAAGGACTTGATCCCGCAGTTTCAAAAAGTCATTGGCGATCTCCCTGAACAGTGGATTCAAGATGCACTTGCCAGCGGTGTTTTGAAAGAACCTCCCAATT ATTCAACAGCAGAGTATTTCCTGTCTctggaagaagagatacGGAGATCCTACAACGATGGATACGAAAGGGACACACTTCAATTTGGCGAGGCAGAGCTAGAAACACTTGGTTGCTATCTTCGGAAACTCCTGGTGGTTGACCCTGATCACAGGGCTACGACCTCTGAACTCCTGAACGATCCGTGGGTTGCACAAAAAGAGTCCAAGTCACAAGCCACATAA